Part of the Halobacteriovorax vibrionivorans genome, TTACTTTGATAAGTATTCACTTAGTGAGGCCATAACAAACTTAATTGAAGACCTAAAATACTTTGAATACATCGATAAGTGCTATGATCAAGCAAAACAGGCTAGTCGAAGAAAAGATGATATTCACTTCTTTATAGAATCAGCTGCTCGTTTTACTGAAAACTTTAAAGAGTCTGCAACTCTATCTAAATTCTTAGAAAAACTAATGCTACAAGACTCTCAAGATTCAAGAGATGACGATGAAGAAGATGACGATGTTAGAAAGAATGAAGTAACTCTTATGACGCTACATTCATCTAAAGGACTTGAGTTTAAACAAGTCTATATGATTGGAGTTGAAGAGGAACTTCTTCCACATAAGAGAACAATTATTAATAACGAAGGTGACGCTGAAGAGCGCAGACTTTGTTATGTTGGAATTACACGAGCACAAGAAAAGCTCATCATGACAGTGTGTAAAGAGAGAAAGATATACGGGAATATGCTTCCAAGACATCGCTCTCGCTTTATTGTAACTGATGATGCCAAGAGATTTTATCAGGAACAAGATCGCCAAAATTTTGGTCACCTTGAAAGCCAAGAAGAAGTTGATAAATATAAGAAGGACTTCTTTTCAGGGCTTATGAATCTTCTAGATTAAATTCAATTGTAACTGTGTTTGAAGAATAACCAGGTATAAGGCTTAAAAGAGCATCGAAGAAATCCTGATCGATTCTTACACGCATACGGCTTACTTTACGACAGTCATAACTTCTTTGAGAAAGAATATCTCTTATTCGTCTCTCTTCTATACCGAAGCCAACAACCTTCTTGGATGCTTTGTAGTCAAGGACATCATCTTTTTTTGCCCATACACCATTTCTTGAAGCACAGAACTGACTATTTAACTTCACACCACTTGCGCAAGAAGTAATTAAGAGTGAAATAAAGAGAAGATTAATAAACTTCATACTCATTCTCCCCAATATCTGTCACGGCCCTAACTTTTACATCCTTGCGTGAAAATAAACCTAGACTTAAAAACTTGACCCACTGATACCATGTTGTTTCGATTTCAGTTATCTCTACTCTCGAAACATATTCACTACGTCTTCTAAAGAAATCATTTCCCATTTTTACGTGATGTACCTTAGGTAAGGTTCCATAAAACATATTATCGTTAGTGTGATCACCTTTTAGAATAATGACTTCTCGATTGGCATGCTTTGAAATATGTAATAGACGCTCACCATCTCCAGTATAAAGAGTATGTGAGCAGGAAACAAAAAATATTAAAAAAATTAAGAATTTAATCTTAGTTACCTTTAAAGTCCGGGTTACGTTTTTCTTTAAGAGCACTTAGCCCTTCAAAGTGATCATTAGTTCTTTGAGCTATTCCTTGATATGCACTCATAAGATTTAAATGACTTTCTAGATCATCACGACTAGCACGCTTCATAGCTGTCTTAGTTAATTGTACAGCAACAGGAGCATTGGCCGCAATTTCATTTGCAGTAGCAGAAACAGCAAGTTTTAGATCCTCACCCGTTACAATATTATTGATAAGACCCATATGCATCGACTCTTTAGCAGTATAAATACGACCTGTGAGATACATCTCCATTGCCTTAGTATAACCAACTTTTCGAGTTAAAAAATAAGGTCCACCATCTCCGGGAACAAGAGAAAGCTTACAGAATGTTTCACCAAATTTTGCATCATCACTAGCGATAGCAAGATCACACATTGCAACTAAATCACAACCTGCACCGATAGCACCTCCGTGAACCATTGCAATAACTGGTGTTTGTAATTTTTCGATTGTACGAGGAATATTTTGAATTCCTTTAGAGTAACGGTTTCTTAACTCGAATGGCTCCCCTGCAAACATACCTTTTCGGGCCTGCATCGCTTTAATATCCCCGCCAGCACAGAAGTTATCTCCTTCTCCACTTATAACAATAACTCTAACTTCACTATCAGTATCAGCATATTCTAAGACTTCAGTAAGAGATGCGATCATTTTATTTGTAATGGCATTTGCCATTTTAGGATTATCTAAACTAAGCCATAATACATGGCCGTTTTTTTCAACTTTTAATTGCTCAAACTCGTATCCGTAAATTGCCATTACTTTCTTCCTTTATATGCTTGAAAAAACTTCGATGGAGCCTGATGTCCAATCTTTGATGTGATAAATTCACTTGCAGCATGAAGCTTATCCATATCAATACCAGTATCACATCCTAATTTATTTAAAAGATTAACCACATCATCTGTTGCAACATTTCCGCTGGCACCTTTTGCATAAGGACAACCACCAAGACCTGCAGCAGATGAATCAAAGACAGTAACTCCCTCTTCCAGAGAAGCATAGATATTTGCTAAGGCCATACCTTCTGTATCGTGAAAATGCATGGCCATCTGATTAAGATCAAACTCATTTGCAATCATTTTAGTAATTCGTCTAACCTGTACTGGGTTTGCAACACCAATAGTGTCACCTAAAGAAATCTCATAACAACCTAAATCAAGTAATCTCTTTATCCCATCAATAATGGCATCATCCTCAATATCTTTTTCATAAGGACAACCAAAAACTGTTGAAAGATAGCCACGTAATTTCATTCCAGCATCACTAGCTTCACGAGCGACTTGGACTTGACGAGCGTGTGCTTCTTCAATTGTCGCATTTATATTTTTTTGATTAAAAGTATTAGAAGTTGCAGTGAACATACTAATCTCTTTTACACCTAAAGACTTAGCGACCTCGAGACCTTTTAAATTAGGAACTAAACAAGGAGTTGAGATCCCCTTGCCCTTTGTTAGTTCTAATACTTTAGGATAAAGATCTGCAGCGTCTTTCATTTGAGGAATTTTATCCGGACGAACAAAGCTTGTAATTTCAATAGTCTTAAGTCCCGTCTCACTTAGAAGACGA contains:
- a CDS encoding hydroxymethylglutaryl-CoA lyase; protein product: MSNFSKEIKIVEVGPRDGLQNEKSFVETEDKLEFIRLLSETGLKTIEITSFVRPDKIPQMKDAADLYPKVLELTKGKGISTPCLVPNLKGLEVAKSLGVKEISMFTATSNTFNQKNINATIEEAHARQVQVAREASDAGMKLRGYLSTVFGCPYEKDIEDDAIIDGIKRLLDLGCYEISLGDTIGVANPVQVRRITKMIANEFDLNQMAMHFHDTEGMALANIYASLEEGVTVFDSSAAGLGGCPYAKGASGNVATDDVVNLLNKLGCDTGIDMDKLHAASEFITSKIGHQAPSKFFQAYKGRK
- a CDS encoding enoyl-CoA hydratase-related protein, whose amino-acid sequence is MAIYGYEFEQLKVEKNGHVLWLSLDNPKMANAITNKMIASLTEVLEYADTDSEVRVIVISGEGDNFCAGGDIKAMQARKGMFAGEPFELRNRYSKGIQNIPRTIEKLQTPVIAMVHGGAIGAGCDLVAMCDLAIASDDAKFGETFCKLSLVPGDGGPYFLTRKVGYTKAMEMYLTGRIYTAKESMHMGLINNIVTGEDLKLAVSATANEIAANAPVAVQLTKTAMKRASRDDLESHLNLMSAYQGIAQRTNDHFEGLSALKEKRNPDFKGN